A portion of the Melanotaenia boesemani isolate fMelBoe1 chromosome 2, fMelBoe1.pri, whole genome shotgun sequence genome contains these proteins:
- the LOC121628020 gene encoding uncharacterized protein LOC121628020, whose product EEPHAATPARHQDIPTQHPVSPAQGPKFSARHQDTPTQHPVSPAQGPKFSARHQDTPTQLATQKKFTCPHCKVKLNKKNFKTHCKRKHSHHFATVSKDRFLACQCVDGKHGVFVVEKSFCGSSTPIHVIKNTWGPTQKIMCEVDQCRLNADFARRSGMLPFECHHIQSLLYCPHTDSQTMTLSHEALETMVKNKWFGEERKALLLHWQQDADAECVPLSVQLTVGGPPSKFHISVYEKKKTYYSRLGRVIVSYDTKQNSWHCPCSKPRQSCIHKAVAKWHLFVTKRELFLKVKSTEAQKPTPTQTTAHQNASGSEEDSPPDNRQIARMLNYLLTNKKLPADLPQTLIKQSRDGKTNDSFPKHLVPKETKCAECENTLCEQLITSTGKILTSTGVVEGISTYRKSCLNCGMIYRYQEWEEGIHNFDDHIILSLHLCLMVRNALQTHTAISKVIEIIETTEKVSFPNKERVLQAYLHFEALTNHDYTYTCVSCGYSPAVVVMDLHKKGVFNMPVSEIPSPPDNYNGHVDINNFWDAVATEIISRGLIPCGRKNPFVVPPSYHHWAPWIGPQTRRSNSVLNTEFEKMQSGKMQNDGENDNDDDEKITEERLTDELVNLKVEEVRALCKQCGVDHRGSKVDLVIRLSEKMSNRVTYNKVFEKVWGASGGWAVITCPCGVVYSVKFNLRAESPRDFVDLLLSWKHLPNISVYDYAKGLAVHANRRQPGIFDPFQGRLLDPSIENIKQASQGKVHVSMPWLKLPKMPADKDGHPLTGSSQHFALNDVFHQGNSKDQREVLRKLELVPELTGLINSQCVEQLFSGMRKNNYFLNLTTPSTHIFLQRNILHHYNVARNQKMKKEYSKILPPDAALQYDSHGRVVIAGMTVGSSDKEQEECQELVNDGSEQKPHGGFISLHTLSAYRTCWGQKLQDSQEQLLSQALDETKSSTEHLAMVNNIILTRFDFWSLGLQRDIDGMILNCCLKVIEKRVEKVFAADSHVISTWFPPLSINPMDHLPDDAVSLQWILLPVFVPGHWMLCILRPQIREIFFLDPLCGSGWRDESKTRLFRHISQSLSPGPWRELGVSDVQGLTKQGCSNNCGVFVLMYALYIVMGANCDFKEENMMQIRRWWCIILLQNFPMPSEEDRLQDRKRRREETRKQGLEVVPSKKLHLSESVSEASAEAETLPELGKWNREDCLLKDTFEAASWCDKRSFKGELSLPQVISMDHEAGLRAVELLYMSEDLDEEEIHDLREPFLFLFTVQADYEEFCVEMMDKRQLQVFCGFDLQ is encoded by the exons GAGGAGCCCCATGCAGCAACCCCTGCTCGGCACCAAGACATCCCCACACAGCACCCAGTATCCCCGGCTCAGGGTCCAAAGTTCTCTGCTCGGCACCAAGACACCCCCACACAGCACCCAGTATCCCCGGCTCAGGGTCCAAAGTTCTCTGCTCGGCACCAAGACACCCCCACACAGCTTGCAACACAAAAGAAGTTCACTTGTCCTCATTGCAAggtaaagttaaataaaaaaaacttcaaaacacACTGCAAGAGAAAGCATTCCCACCACTTTGCGACAGTTTCAAAGGACAGATTTTTGGCCTGTCAGTGTGTTGATGGTAAACATGGTGTGTTTGTGGTTGAAAAATCTTTTTGTGGTTCATCAACACCCATACATGTCATCAAAAATACTTGGGGGCCAACACAGAAGATCATGTGTGAGGTTGACCAGTGTCGTCTGAACGCTGACTTTGCTCGAAGGAGTGGGATGTTGCCTTTTGAGTGCCACCACATACAATCTCTTTTATACTGCCCACACACTGATAGTCAAACCATGACACTATCTCATGAGGCCTTGGAAACaatggtgaagaataaatggtTTGGTGAGGAGCGTAAAGCCCTCCTCTTACATTGGCAACAAGATGCTGATGCAGAGTGTGTGCCTCTGTCAGTGCAGCTGACTGTGGGTGGTCCGCCATCCAAATTTCATATCtctgtttatgaaaaaaaaaaaacgtattaTAGTAGGTTGGGAAGAGTGATTGTGTCATATGACACAAAGCAAAACAGCTGGCATTGTCCTTGCTCTAAACCGAGACAGTCTTGCATCCACAAAGCTGTTGCTAAGTGGCATCTGTTCGTCACAAAGAGGGAACTGTTTCTGAAGGTGAAAAGCACAGAGGCACAGAAACCCACTCCCACCCAGACCACAGCACATCAAAATGCAAGTGGGTCTGAAGAGGACAGTCCACCAGACAACAGACAAATTGCAAGGATGCTTAATTACCTCCTCACCAACAAAAAGCTCCCTGCAGATTTGCCCCAGACTCTCATAAAGCAGTCaagagatggaaaaacaaaCGACAGCTTTCCTAAGCACCTTGTCCCTAAAGAAACAAAGTGTGCAGAATGTGAAAACACACTTTGTGAACAACTAATAACATCAACAGGCAAGATCCTGACGAGCACAGGTGTAGTTGAAG GAATATCAACATACAGGAAATCATGCCTGAACTGTGGCATGATTTACAGATACCAGGAGTGGGAGGAGGGTATCCATAATTTTGATGATCACATTATCCTGTCTCTGCACTTGTGCCTGATGGTCAGGAATGCACTTCAG ACCCATACAGCTATCAGTAAAGTGATAGAAATaatagaaacaacagaaaaggtGTCCTTTCCAAACAAGGAAAGAGTTCTTCAGGCATACCTTCATTTTGAGGCCCTGACCAACCATGACTACACCTACACCTGTGTGTCATGTGGATACAGCCCAGCGGTCGTTGTGATGGATCTTCACAAGAAAGGTGTTTTCAATATGCCAG tgagTGAAATCCCAAGTCCACCTGATAATTACAATGGTCATGTGGACATAAACAACTTCTGGGACGCTGTGGCCACCGAAATCATCAGTCGTGGACTAATTCCAT GTGGTCGGAAGAACCCTTTTGTTGTGCCCCCGAGTTACCATCACTGGGCCCCCTGGATTGGCCCACAAACCCGAAGGTCAAATTCAGTGTTAAACACAGAATTTGAAAAAATGCAAAGCGGCAAAATGCAAAATGATGGAGAGaatgacaatgatgatgatgagaaaatTACTGAGGAGCGGCTCACAGATGAACTTGTGAATTTGAAG GTAGAGGAGGTCAGGGCACTGTGCAAACAGTGCGGTGTGGACCACAGAGGGTCCAAGGTGGATCTTGTCATCAGGCTGTCTGAGAAAATGTCTAACAGAGTCACCTACAACAAGGTGTTTGAGAAGGTGTGGGGGGCCTCTG gtGGTTGGGCTGTCATCACCTGTCCATGTGGGGTTGTGTATTCGGTGAAGTTCAACCTTAGAGCAGAGAGTCCACGTGACTTTGTGGATCTCTTGCTGTCATGGAAACACTTACCCAATATCTCAGTGTATGATTATGCTAAGGGACTGGCAGTGCATGCCAACCGCAGGCAGCCAGGAATCTTTGATCCTTTTCAAGGAAGGTTACTTGATCCCTCCATAGAGAACATTAAGCAAGCCTCACAGGGCAAAGTTCATGTCAGCATGCCTTGGCTGAAACTTCCTAAGATGCCAGCTGACAAAGATGGTCACCCTCTCACTGGGTCCTCACAGCATTTTGCTTTGAATGATGTGTTCCACCAGGGCAACAGCAAAGACCAAAGAGAGGTTTTGAGAAAGCTTGAGCTTGTGCCTGAGCTTACTGGTCTTATCAACAGCCAGTGTGTGGAGCAGCTGTTCTCAGGGATGAGAAAGAACAATTACTTTTTGAACCTGACAACTCCATCAACCCACATATTTCTACAAAGAAATATACTACATCATTACAATGTCGCAAGaaaccaaaaaatgaaaaaagaatacAGCAAGATTCTTCCTCCAGATGCTGCACTGCAGTATGACAGCCATGGAAGGGTAGTCATAG CTGGAATGACAGTGGGGTCATCTGACAAAGAACAAGAAGAGTGTCAAGAGT tagtAAATGATGGCAGTGAGCAGAAACCTCATGGAGGCTTCATCAGTCTCCATACATTGTCAGCATATAGAACATGCTGGGGACAGAAACTCCAAGACAGCCAGGAACAACTG CTGTCTCAGGCCTTGGATGAGACCAAAAGTTCCACTGAGCACCTTGCAATGGTGAATAACATCATCCTGACCCGCTTTGACTTTTGGAGTTTGGGTTTACAGCGGGACATTGACGGAATG atCCTGAACTGTTGTCTCAAAGTGATTGAGAAG AGAGTAGAGAAAGTGTTCGCTGCAGACAGTCATGTCATTTCCACTTGGTTCCCACCTTTATCGATAAACCCCATGGATCACTTACCG GACGATGCTGTCAGTCTACAGTGGATTCTTCTCCCCGTGTTCGTACCTGGACACTGGATGCtctgt ATACTGAGGCCACAGATTAGGGAGATTTTCTTTCTAGATCCCCTCTGTGGCAGCGGCTGGAGAGATGAGAGTAAAACCCGTCTATTCAG ACACATTTCACAGAGCCTGTCCCCTGGCCCCTGGAGGGAGCTTGGTGTGAGTGATGTTCAG GGCCTAACCAAGCAAGGGTGCTCCAACAACTGTGGCGTGTTTGTTTTGATG TACGCACTCTACATTGTAATGGGGGCAAATTGCGACTTCAAAGAA GAAAACATGATGCAGATAAGGAGATGGTGGTGCATTATTCTCCTGCAGAACTTCCCCATGCC GTCTGAGGAAGACAGATTGCAGGACAGAAAAAGACGGAGAgaggaaacaagaaaacag GGTCTGGAGGTAGTACCCTCAAAAAAGCTCCACCTCTCAGAATCTGTCTCTGAAGCATCAG CGGAGGCAGAGACCTTGCCGGAGCTGGGAAAATGGAACAGA GAGGATTGTCTACTTAAGGACACCTTTGAGGCAGCAAGCTGGTGTGACAAGAGATCCTTCAAGGGAGAACTTTCCCTTCCCCAGGTCATCAGCATGGACCATGAAGCTGGTTTGAGGGCAGTGGAACTGCTATACATGTCTGAAGACCTGGATGAAGAAGAGATTCATGATCTCAGGGAgccttttctcttcctttttactGTGCAGGCAGACTATGAGGAGTTTTGTGTAGAGATGATGGATAAACGCCAGCTGCAGGTGTTCTGTGGTTTTGATCTGCAATAA